From a single Lates calcarifer isolate ASB-BC8 linkage group LG12, TLL_Latcal_v3, whole genome shotgun sequence genomic region:
- the LOC108884052 gene encoding calmodulin-binding transcription activator 1 isoform X4: MAAENKPEGLKKIRNPERMVRIAVGYTGHTPPKSDDTDANNEPGQLKIYLPKKLLECLPKCSSLPKERHRWNTNEEIAAYLITFEKHDEWLTTSPKTRPQNGSMILYNRKKVKYRKDGYCWKKRKDGKTTREDHMKLKVQGVECLYGCYVHSSIIPTFHRRCYWLLQNPDIVLVHYLNVPAVDDSGKPCGPVLCSINTDRKEWAKWSKEELIGQLKPMCAGSSLHQKCSSVKQRIISSKQESGAAAGGGAAVGTGVAAGQRAEEADGTEVQNSDVSEGQTEPSPGGGRGSRGGGGERRNGRITKPSLLPQSSMEVSSSTSTNQVEVPDTTQSSPLSITSDMADSPALAIGAGLSQSTAVFMSEVTTLTGDSVYSAGHTHLLASTHESTTAGILLAVAPENQRFASFSGGVGLGEGGELVLSSSLDSGGGVSLPETTMTFDPDCFLNNPKQGQTYGGGGGKTEGCNGDDGGLHCSSNGFVYNPGLVNNIKTETTPLEQPLATQSSYVGEGTGLSPSTTLEQMDFSAVMSSACVPSLSQTAHHPSPSLFLQASPQTSQASQLQTNGTEATQESGEAQAYIGLPTVPTDSPVTNGDPHTHLHQASPDQQALCGRNGQGAAVGSFPLTTQDTTVDQSGGRGHREVGGLDKASENGGELLLKPGDPHKAYASVDTEHYLQPTDDNGGGEEGGGGGGGGGGGGGGGGGGENEILCNGVSLPGANNSVVASPQSIAASASIEGALYSSPLPQQGGGVSATSAGAGAAISLEGFEASFGSQFSDLINDFISVEGSGGGVGAAVTGVLMPQEGAAGEEQGAGAAHLQGSEVEQGALGLLQETGRLFGVTDYSPEWSYPEGGVKVLITGPWLESSSEYSCLFDHISVPAALIQPGVLRCYCPAHDTGLVMLQVAMGGEVISSSVVFEYKARDLPALPSSQHDWLSLDDTQFRMSILERLEQMEQRMAEITNQNPSSETMATKGGGVEGGGATDQQSQISPDQGSFEGRVVVVCEKMMSQPCWASSNQLVHSKNSRGMTLLHLAAAQGYAGLIQTLIRWRTKHADSIDLELEVDPLNVDHFSCTPLMWACALGHTEAALVLYQWDPRALAIPDSLGRLPLNIARSRGHTRLAELLEQLQQTPQAQGQPADTWMDRWRGESQTSGISNSSTPNPNSELRRARTENQPDNHNQSWSQTGHRAPQGTQGEQGGPPPAKRLKPSPDTQQQLANSTPSTNTLNTSPSPNPQCSLLPNTLQPQPSNLSCQNAPPASSSPNRPQLPSTPFSHLQARIGGSGGGTRWSLRQTLGQRSLARRILGKERLAIHLRHRVLSDRGEETELLTYQDNTEDLQMDITMLADHIMEASTGRLKQEAMETETDSGKVGISSDVRLLSGYLGEVESLLCSLFVSRFLNSKPQNPCPKPNSLSGPEDHQSPQAKQAPSSPFDWSSFLCAAMKEERLKADSSCLAMTEAEQGELYDTIRHALHSLRKHKGPIQEQRKEIAAVIQRCYKRYKQYALYKRMTLAAILIQSRFRSFHEQRKFQQSRRAAVLIQQYYRSYRHSLSSLLTKKQNQAARKILRFLLRCRHRAREQRKARGPESPPPGPTHSPLSL; the protein is encoded by the exons ATGAGCCAGGCCAGTTGAAGATCTACCTTCCTAAGAAGCTGCTAGAGTGTCTACCCAAATGTTCCTCTCTGCCCAAGGAGCGCCATCGCTGGAACACCAACGAG GAGATTGCTGCATATCTCATCACTTTTGAGAAACATGATGAGTGGCTGACGACATCGCCAAAAACCAG GCCTCAAAATGGCTCTATGATCCTCTACAACCGAAAGAAGGTGAAGTACAGGAAAGATGGCTACTGctggaagaaaaggaaagacgGGAAGACCACCCGAGAGGATCATATGAAGCTCAAAGTGCAGGGAGTAGAG tGTCTGTATGGCTGCTACGTCCACTCCTCCATCATCCCCACCTTCCATCGTAGATGctattggctgctgcag AACCCAGACATCGTGCTGGTCCACTACCTGAATGTACCAGCAGTGGACGATAGCGGGAAGCCATGTGGTCCCGTCCTCTGCTCCatcaacacagacaggaaggagTGGGCCAAGTGGAGCAAGGAGGAGCTCATTGGACAACTCAAACCTATGT GTGCTGGAAGCAGCCTGCATCAGAAATGTTCCAGTGTCAAGCAGCGCATCATTTCATCCAAGCAGGAGTCaggggcagcagcaggaggtggagctgCAGTGGGTACCGGCGTAGCGGCGGGTCAGAGAGCTGAAGAAGCAGATGGCACCGAGGTCCAGAACAGCGACGTGTCAGAGGGCCAGACAGAGCCTAGTCCTGGAGGGGGCAGGGGGAGCAGAGGGGgcggaggagagaggaggaatggcAGGATAACCAAACCCTCCTTACTCCCACAGAGTAGCATGGAGGTGTCCTCCTCCACTTCCACTAACCAGGTGGAGGTCCCTGACACCACCCAGAGCTCCCCATTGTCAATCACCAGCGACATGGCTGACAGCCCCGCTCTCGCCATCGGGGCTGGCTTGTCGCAGAGCACAGCTGTGTTCATGTCTGAGGTCACCACATTGACTGGAGATTCGGTTTACTCTGCTGGCCACACCCACCTGCTGGCATCCACCCACGAGAGTACCACCGCTGGCATCCTGTTAGCTGTTGCCCCTGAAAACCAGAGGTTTGCATCGTTCTCTGGTGGGGTGGGCttaggggagggaggagagttGGTTCTGTCCAGCTCCCTAGACTCTGGTGGAGGAGTCAGCCTTCCTGAAACcaccatgacctttgaccccgaTTGCTTCCTCAACAATCCCAAGCAGGGCCAGACatatggaggaggtggagggaagaCTGAGGGGTGTAATGGTGATGATGGAGGACTCCACTGTTCCTCTAACGGCTTTGTCTACAACCCAGGCCTCGTCAACAACATCAAGACGGAAACGACGCCCCTGGAGCAGCCGCTGGCCACTCAGAGCAGCTATGTAGGAGAGGGGACAGGCCTCAGCCCCAGCACCACCCTGGAGCAAATGGACTTCAGTGCTGTCATGTCATCAGCCTGTGTCCCGAGTCTGAGCCAGACTGCACACCACCCCTCCCCAAGCCTCTTCCTCCAGGCCTCCCCCCAGACAAGCCAGGCCTCCCAGCTGCAGACCAACGGTACTGAGGCAACACAGGAGTCAGGAGAGGCCCAGGCTTACATAGGTCTGCCCACAGTGCCAACAGACTCTCCGGTCACCAATGGAGATCCGCATACACACCTCCACCAAGCCAGCCCGGACCAGCAGGCCCTGTGTGGACGGAATGGACAAGGAGCAGCAGTGGGCTCTTTTCCCCTGACAACACAGGATACTACAGTTGACCAGTCGGGTGGCAGGGGACACCGGGAGGTGGGGGGCTTAGACAAGGCTTCTGAGAATGGAGGAGAGCTACTACTTAAGCCTGGGGATCCTCACAAGGCCTATGCGAGCGTGGACACCGAGCACTACCTGCAACCCACAGATGACaatggagggggagaggagggtggaggagggggtggtggtggtggaggaggaggaggaggaggagggggaggggaaaaTGAGATTCTCTGTAATGGCGTGAGCTTGCCGGGAGCCAACAATTCAGTGGTGGCCAGTCCTCAGTCGATAGCTGCTAGCGCGAGCATCGAGGGGGCGCTCTACagttctcctctccctcagcaAGGTGGGGGGGTGTCAGCCACATCAGCCGGGGCAGGGGCAGCCATCAGCCTGGAAGGTTTTGAGGCTTCATTCGGAAGCCAGTTCTCTGATCTCATCAATGATTTCATCTCAGTCGAGGGGtctgggggtggggtgggagcGGCCGTCACTGGGGTTCTAATGCCCCAGGAGGGggcagcaggagaggagcagggTGCAGGAGCAGCCCACCTGCAGGGCTCGGAGGTGGAGCAGGGAGCTCTGGGACTGCTCCAGGAGACTGGGAGGCTGTTTGGTGTGACAGACTACTCCCCGGAGTGGTCTTATCCAGAG GGTGGAGTGAAGGTGCTGATCACGGGTCCGTGGTTGGAGTCGAGCAGTGAGTACAGCTGTCTCTTTGACCACATCAGTGTCCCCGCCGCCCTCATCCAGCCCGGGGTGCTACGCTGCTATTGCCCAG CCCATGACACAGGACTGGTGATGCTACAGGTAGCTATGGGCGGTGAAgtcatctcttcctctgtggtgtttgAATATAAGGCGCGTGACCTCCCCGCCCTGCCATCTTCTCAGCATGACTGGCTGTCCCTGGACG ATACCCAATTCAGGATGTCCATCTTGGAGCGTCTGGAGCAGATGGAACAGAGGATGGCTGAGATAACCAATCAGAACCCCAGCTCAGAAACCATGGCGACCAAGGGCggaggagtggagggaggaggagccACTGATCAGCAGTCTCAA ATATCCCCCGATCAGGGTTCATTCGAGGGTCGCGTGGTGGTGGTATGTGAGAAGATGATGTCTCAGCCATGCTGGGCTTCTTCTAATCAGCTCGTCCATAGTAAGAACTCCAGAGGAATGACCTTACTTCATCTGGCTGCAGCTCAGGGCTACGCAGGGCTCATTCAGACACTCATTCGCTGGCG CACAAAGCACGCTGACAGTATTGACCTCGAGCTGGAGGTGGATCCTCTCAACGTAGACCACTTCTCCTGCACTCCACTA ATGTGGGCTTGTGCTCTGGGCCACACTGAGGCAGCACTGGTGCTTTACCAGTGGGACCCAAGAGCTCTGGCTATTCCTGATTCGCTGGGGCGCTTGCCGCTCAACATTGCTCGATCCAGGGGTCACACTCGATTGGCTGAGCTCTTAGAGCAGCTGCAACAGACTCCTCAAGCTCAGGGCCAGCCTGCTGACACTTGGATGgacaggtggagaggagagTCACAGACCAGCGGAATAAGCAACAGCTCCACTCCAAACCCTAACTCAG AGCTGAGGAGAGCCAGAACAGAGAACCAGCCAGACAACCACAACCAGAGCTGGAGCCAAACAGGACACAGAGCCCCACAGGGAACCCAGGGAGAACAGGGAGGTCCACCCCCAGCCAAGAGACTCAAACCCAGCCCAGACACCCAGCAACAGCTAGCTAACTCCACCCCCAGCACCAACACCCTCAACACCTCCCCTAGTCCTAACCCTCAGTGTTCCCTCCTCCCCAACACCCTGCAACCTCAACCCTCCAACCTCAGCTGTCAGAACGCACCTCCAGCCAGCTCCAGCCCTAACCGGCCTCAGCTCCCCAGCACCCCATTCTCCCACCTGCAGGCCAGGATAGGGGGGTCTGGAGGGGGCACCAGGTGGAGTCTAAGACAGACTCTGGGGCAACGTAGCCTAGCCAGGAGGATTTTAGGAAAAGAGCGACTGGCCATTCACCTGCGCCATAGAGTGCTGTCTGAcaggggagaggagacagagctgctgacCTATCAGGATAACACTGAGGACTTGCAG ATGGACATCACAATGTTAGCTGATCACATCATGGAGGCTTCAACTGGTAGGCTTAAGCAGGAGGCAATGGAGACTGAGACAGACTCTGGGAAGGTGGGAATCAGCAGTGATGTCAGGTTACTGTCTGGTTACCTCGGCGAGGTGGAGAG TTTGCTTTGTTCCTTGTTTGTCTCCAGGTTTCTGAACTCCAAGCCGCAGAATCCTTGCCCCAAACCAAACTCTCTCTCAGGGCCCGAGGATCACCAGAGTCCTCAGGCTAAGCAAGCCCCATCCTCCCCCTTTGACTGGAGCTCCTTCCTCTGTGCAGCTATGAAAGAGGAGAGGTTGAAAGCTGACTCCTCCTGTCTAGCCATGACTgaagcagagcagggagagcTGTATGACACTATCAGGCATGCCCTGCACTCCCTCAGAAAACACAAG GGTCCCATTCAGGAACAACGCAAAGAGATTGCAGCAGTGATTCAGCGCTGCTATAAGAGATACAAGCAG tatGCACTTTATAAGAGGATGACCCTGGCAGCCATCCTGATCCAGAGTCGTTTCCGGAGTTTCCATGAGCAGAGGAAGTTCCAGCAGAGTCGTAGAGCAGCGGTCCTCATCCAGCAATACTACCGCTCCTACAGGCACTCCCTCAG CAGCCTCCTAACTAAAAAACAGAACCAGGCTGCTCGCAAGATCCTGAGGTTCCTGCTCCGATGCCGCCACAG ggccagagagcagagaaaggcCAGGGGTCCTGAGAGCCCACCACCAGGCCCCACACACAGCCCCCTCAGCCTGTGA